In Companilactobacillus allii, one genomic interval encodes:
- a CDS encoding hemolysin family protein, translating into MSSSTITTNLIIILITFIFAFFFVAAEFALIQTRPSQLEDAISKGEGNPKKLKRALMMVNNLNEYLSTTQVGTSIAGIILGWIGESTIEYLLIDFFGLIHLSNGSGGLHAIGSVVGVLLLTYLEVVLTEIVPKNVSIDMPLKMLMLTVTPMRIFHLSVYPFVWLLNSSASGIVKLMGLKPADSENEIFSQSEILRLSKSAVQGGDMDQNDVVFMQRAFELNDKVAKDIMVDRTSLYVVDITDNVKDVLKDYLQQGFSRFPVVADNDKDKVLGYVYAYDIVRQNQVDGEIGISRILRSVNTVPETMPIQDILSKMIKKQTPIVVVVDEYGGTSGIVTDKDIYEELFGTVKDEIDDVSDEYIVKNADNSYNVSGKTTLYDFERYFRADIPEFQESDIITIGGYIIEKYPNIGPDFELTMNNFKFKVVEFDHGFVNWFNVSVDKTAVTKQDNLASLTDVDDLK; encoded by the coding sequence TTGTCTAGTTCCACTATAACAACTAATTTAATCATAATTCTGATTACTTTCATCTTTGCCTTCTTCTTCGTTGCTGCCGAGTTTGCCTTGATACAAACTAGACCTAGTCAACTAGAGGATGCTATTTCTAAGGGTGAAGGAAATCCTAAGAAATTAAAACGTGCATTAATGATGGTCAATAACCTGAATGAATATCTATCAACAACTCAAGTAGGTACTAGTATCGCTGGTATTATATTAGGTTGGATCGGTGAAAGTACGATCGAATATCTATTGATCGACTTCTTCGGTTTGATTCATCTATCTAATGGATCTGGTGGTCTTCATGCTATCGGCTCAGTCGTTGGTGTTTTACTTCTAACATATCTAGAGGTTGTTCTTACTGAAATCGTGCCAAAGAACGTTTCGATCGATATGCCGTTGAAGATGTTGATGTTAACAGTAACACCAATGCGTATCTTCCATCTATCTGTTTATCCATTCGTCTGGTTATTGAATTCATCAGCTTCTGGAATCGTCAAGTTGATGGGATTGAAGCCAGCTGATTCTGAAAACGAGATTTTCTCACAATCAGAGATTCTTCGTCTTTCTAAATCTGCCGTTCAAGGTGGCGATATGGATCAAAACGATGTTGTCTTCATGCAACGTGCCTTTGAATTGAACGATAAGGTAGCAAAAGATATCATGGTCGATCGTACTAGTCTGTATGTTGTTGATATAACTGATAATGTCAAAGATGTCTTGAAGGATTACTTACAACAAGGCTTCTCAAGATTCCCTGTTGTTGCTGACAATGATAAGGATAAGGTATTAGGTTACGTCTATGCATATGATATAGTTCGCCAAAACCAAGTTGATGGTGAGATTGGTATCAGTCGTATCTTGAGATCTGTTAATACCGTTCCTGAAACTATGCCTATCCAAGATATCTTATCCAAAATGATCAAGAAACAAACACCAATCGTCGTCGTTGTCGACGAATACGGTGGTACTAGTGGTATTGTCACTGATAAAGATATCTATGAGGAATTGTTCGGGACTGTTAAAGATGAGATCGATGATGTCTCAGATGAGTACATCGTCAAAAATGCAGATAACAGTTACAACGTTTCTGGTAAAACTACCCTTTATGACTTTGAGAGATATTTCAGAGCAGATATCCCTGAATTCCAAGAATCAGATATCATAACTATCGGTGGTTATATTATCGAGAAATATCCAAACATAGGACCAGACTTCGAATTAACTATGAATAACTTCAAATTCAAAGTTGTAGAGTTTGATCATGGATTCGTAAATTGGTTCAACGTATCAGTTGATAAGACCGCTGTTACTAAACAAGATAATTTAGCTTCATTGACCGATGTCGATGATTTGAAGTAG
- a CDS encoding YitT family protein: MEFIKNYYKSILAALFYGVTSAMGIQLFLQPSKIYTSGVMGASQLVVNLLEQFAHINTQVYIWYFIFNIPLVVVSWLKLGKKFTILSMIAIISASVFILFIPLHPITNDPMLASVFGGVMTGVGIGICFRNGFSTGGTDVIALIVQKSTGRTVGQVSFAVNAMIVIVAGIVFGWELALYTMVSIYISNVLVDKMYIQQQKVTVVVYSHYIDKISKELLQTINRGITLDYNLTGAYSGEPIGSMTMVLTKYELFFVKKSVLKIDPNAFINIQPTVEIKGNFNDN, encoded by the coding sequence ATGGAATTCATCAAAAATTATTATAAGAGCATATTGGCCGCGTTGTTCTATGGGGTCACTTCAGCGATGGGGATTCAGCTGTTCTTACAGCCGTCTAAGATATATACCAGTGGTGTAATGGGTGCCTCACAGTTGGTAGTCAACTTGTTGGAGCAATTTGCCCATATCAACACACAAGTATACATCTGGTATTTTATTTTCAATATTCCCTTAGTAGTAGTTTCTTGGCTCAAACTTGGCAAGAAATTCACTATATTATCAATGATCGCTATCATATCAGCTTCGGTGTTCATCCTTTTCATTCCACTACATCCAATAACTAACGATCCTATGTTGGCTTCAGTATTTGGTGGAGTAATGACAGGAGTTGGAATTGGTATTTGTTTTAGAAACGGATTTTCAACAGGTGGCACAGATGTTATCGCGTTGATTGTCCAAAAAAGTACCGGACGAACCGTTGGTCAAGTCAGTTTTGCTGTCAATGCGATGATAGTCATTGTTGCCGGAATAGTATTTGGCTGGGAATTAGCACTATACACAATGGTGTCAATCTATATTTCCAATGTATTGGTTGATAAGATGTACATTCAGCAACAAAAAGTTACCGTGGTAGTTTATTCACATTATATTGATAAAATTTCCAAAGAGTTATTACAAACAATCAATCGTGGAATAACACTAGATTACAATCTGACCGGAGCATATTCCGGCGAACCAATCGGATCCATGACAATGGTACTTACCAAGTACGAATTGTTCTTCGTCAAAAAGTCAGTGTTGAAGATTGATCCAAATGCCTTTATAAATATTCAACCTACCGTTGAGATTAAAGGAAACTTTAACGACAATTAA
- a CDS encoding DUF805 domain-containing protein: MEEKEIWNESDRPNLINSTKLYFQDMFVGAKRMSRADYWWGLFGITLVSAVVMGLFAWLVTVMPINDFYWSAVWSIALVMTCGYYLISIWTASIRRLHDRNMRAWWMFSYVLPVIGEVMMIVLMCLPQQNDNNNWAKFVEVD; the protein is encoded by the coding sequence ATGGAAGAAAAAGAAATCTGGAACGAGAGTGATCGTCCTAACCTTATTAATTCAACCAAGTTATATTTTCAAGATATGTTCGTAGGCGCTAAGCGAATGAGTCGTGCCGATTATTGGTGGGGATTATTTGGAATAACCTTAGTATCCGCAGTAGTAATGGGACTTTTTGCTTGGTTAGTAACAGTTATGCCGATAAATGACTTTTATTGGAGCGCCGTTTGGTCAATTGCCTTGGTGATGACATGTGGATATTATCTTATATCGATTTGGACAGCCTCAATAAGACGACTTCATGATCGTAATATGCGAGCTTGGTGGATGTTTTCATATGTTTTGCCAGTTATAGGTGAAGTTATGATGATTGTACTAATGTGTTTACCGCAACAAAATGATAATAATAATTGGGCAAAATTTGTGGAGGTTGATTGA
- the gnd gene encoding phosphogluconate dehydrogenase (NAD(+)-dependent, decarboxylating), producing the protein MKLAMIGLGKMGINLTENLIRNNNEVVAYDLSKDAKADAVKLGAKVADSLEEVINNLDTPRIVWVMLPAGNPTNSTVDTLSELLDQNDIVIDGGNSFYEDSLKHNEILKNKGIKFFDVGTSGGMDGANHDGNFMIGGDDEKLFSYIEPIFEGIAQTDGYLYTGKAGSGHYLKMVHNGIEYGMMQAIAEGFDVLTHSQFEYDNEAVAKVWSNGSVIRGWLMELAQSAFSKDSNLEEIKGVMHSSGEGKWTLEEALKLQVPTPVIAASLMMRYRSLEDDTMTGKVVSALRNEFGGHDVDKK; encoded by the coding sequence TTGAAATTAGCAATGATTGGGCTTGGCAAGATGGGGATCAACTTGACCGAGAATTTAATTAGAAACAACAATGAAGTTGTAGCATATGATTTGTCTAAAGATGCAAAAGCAGATGCTGTAAAGCTTGGTGCAAAAGTAGCCGATTCTTTAGAAGAAGTAATTAATAACCTAGATACACCACGTATTGTTTGGGTGATGCTTCCAGCTGGTAATCCAACTAACTCAACTGTTGATACTTTAAGTGAATTGCTAGATCAAAATGATATTGTTATTGATGGAGGGAATTCATTTTATGAAGATTCTCTAAAACATAACGAGATCCTCAAGAACAAAGGAATCAAGTTCTTTGATGTTGGTACATCCGGTGGAATGGACGGAGCCAATCATGATGGTAACTTTATGATTGGTGGGGATGATGAGAAATTATTCAGTTACATCGAACCAATCTTTGAAGGAATTGCACAGACCGATGGATATTTATACACAGGTAAAGCCGGAAGTGGCCATTACTTGAAGATGGTCCATAACGGTATCGAATATGGGATGATGCAGGCAATTGCCGAAGGATTCGACGTATTAACACATAGCCAATTTGAGTACGATAACGAAGCAGTTGCCAAAGTGTGGTCTAACGGTTCAGTTATCCGTGGATGGTTGATGGAATTAGCACAATCAGCATTTTCAAAAGATTCTAATCTAGAAGAAATCAAAGGTGTAATGCATTCATCAGGTGAAGGAAAGTGGACACTTGAAGAAGCATTGAAATTACAAGTACCAACACCAGTTATAGCAGCATCGTTAATGATGAGATATCGTTCATTAGAAGACGATACCATGACAGGAAAAGTTGTATCCGCCCTTAGAAATGAGTTCGGTGGACATGATGTGGATAAGAAATAA
- a CDS encoding iron-sulfur cluster biosynthesis family protein: MKIELTNEAKNKLQAYVDNGKKIILDLDDGYGRFSGEGDCALITKFRIIAVDANENLSDYPITLDSEVGKIYYKKSAEDFLDDGLKLEVNPKTQLLVFKNTKEIIDSSVNIIDYDTVKANA; this comes from the coding sequence ATGAAAATTGAACTTACAAATGAAGCAAAAAACAAATTACAAGCATATGTTGATAATGGCAAGAAGATCATCTTAGATCTTGATGATGGTTACGGTCGTTTCTCCGGTGAAGGTGATTGTGCTTTGATTACTAAGTTTAGAATTATCGCAGTAGATGCCAATGAGAATTTATCTGATTATCCTATAACCCTAGATAGCGAAGTTGGTAAGATTTATTACAAGAAGAGTGCTGAAGATTTCCTTGATGATGGCTTGAAGCTTGAAGTAAATCCTAAGACTCAATTATTAGTATTCAAGAATACAAAAGAAATTATCGATAGTAGCGTTAATATTATCGATTATGACACTGTTAAAGCTAACGCTTAA
- a CDS encoding fluoride efflux transporter FluC, which produces MTKSKSFIIIFIGAFIGSNLRYGESLLFKTSSGFPYGTLVANLSGALILPFLIHYLQDRFHLSANVILALSTGLLGSYTTFSTFTADAYRLYQMQNWIMLITYLTITITGGFICALIGNYLAAGSAFVDYSERGK; this is translated from the coding sequence ATGACAAAATCAAAATCCTTCATAATTATTTTTATCGGAGCATTTATAGGAAGTAATCTTCGATATGGAGAAAGTCTGTTATTCAAGACAAGTAGTGGTTTTCCCTATGGAACATTGGTGGCAAATCTAAGTGGTGCCTTAATCCTGCCATTTCTTATCCACTATCTTCAAGACAGATTTCACCTTTCAGCAAACGTGATTTTGGCATTGAGCACCGGATTATTGGGTTCATACACAACCTTTTCCACATTTACCGCTGATGCATATCGGTTATATCAGATGCAGAATTGGATAATGTTAATAACTTACTTAACAATTACCATAACCGGTGGATTTATCTGTGCATTGATCGGTAATTATTTGGCCGCAGGTAGTGCCTTTGTGGATTATTCTGAAAGGGGTAAATAA
- a CDS encoding DUF6440 family protein has translation MFKKNKENQRFEVHSEEYIGQHGLSIITDKTTGVQYISDITGMGSGMTVLVDKDGKPLLNKET, from the coding sequence ATGTTTAAAAAGAACAAGGAGAATCAGCGCTTTGAGGTACATTCAGAGGAATATATTGGACAGCACGGTCTTAGTATAATTACAGATAAGACAACAGGAGTGCAATATATATCTGATATTACCGGTATGGGATCGGGTATGACTGTACTTGTGGATAAAGATGGTAAGCCACTCTTGAATAAAGAGACTTGA
- a CDS encoding type II toxin-antitoxin system YafQ family toxin has translation MLEIVQTPTFVKDFKKLKKKHYNMLLLKKVVTHIVKGENEILVSKYRDHALKGNWQGFREVHIEKDWLLVYLVNKGELRLALIRTGSHSQILGK, from the coding sequence ATGCTTGAGATTGTTCAGACCCCAACATTTGTAAAAGATTTTAAAAAATTGAAAAAGAAACATTATAATATGCTTCTACTAAAAAAAGTAGTTACTCATATTGTAAAAGGTGAAAATGAAATATTAGTTTCAAAATATCGTGATCATGCGCTAAAAGGTAATTGGCAAGGATTTAGAGAAGTACATATCGAAAAGGATTGGTTATTAGTTTATTTGGTAAATAAGGGAGAGTTAAGACTGGCCTTAATTAGAACTGGTTCCCACAGTCAAATATTAGGAAAGTAA
- a CDS encoding HAD hydrolase-like protein — MNNLFFDLDGTIINSEPGIMKSLKYMYNNTLGYVPHDDDTLRKFIGPTLGASFEKYDGIGLDDPKAREMFNTFKEYYAVDGWEQFKVYDGVKEMLMNLSGDGKQVFIATSKPETFAKKIIDQIGMKPYVRHVFGASDDEETRTLKEDVIAYGIKKTSINLNSDNLVMVGDRSSDIVGAHKNNLKAIGVTYGFGTREELDEASSEWIVNKPQDIVKLAMEK, encoded by the coding sequence TTGAACAATTTATTTTTTGATTTAGACGGAACAATTATTAATTCTGAACCAGGGATTATGAAAAGTTTGAAGTATATGTACAATAATACATTAGGATATGTACCACACGATGACGACACATTGCGAAAGTTCATTGGGCCAACGCTTGGTGCATCGTTTGAAAAGTACGATGGAATAGGGTTAGATGACCCTAAGGCTAGAGAAATGTTCAACACTTTCAAAGAATACTATGCTGTAGATGGATGGGAACAATTCAAAGTCTACGATGGTGTAAAGGAAATGTTGATGAATCTAAGTGGTGATGGTAAACAAGTATTTATCGCCACTTCAAAGCCAGAAACATTCGCCAAGAAAATTATTGATCAAATAGGCATGAAGCCATACGTAAGACACGTTTTCGGGGCAAGTGATGACGAAGAAACTCGCACACTTAAAGAAGACGTGATAGCATATGGTATTAAGAAAACATCGATAAATTTGAATTCCGATAATCTAGTTATGGTTGGGGACCGTAGCAGTGACATTGTAGGGGCGCACAAGAACAATCTTAAAGCCATTGGGGTAACTTACGGCTTTGGTACACGAGAAGAACTTGATGAAGCATCTTCTGAATGGATTGTTAACAAACCGCAAGACATTGTAAAATTAGCTATGGAGAAGTAA
- a CDS encoding SDR family oxidoreductase encodes MKVLIIGAHGKVGHLLTGELQSNNIEFVAGLRNQEQIDAYQANNMETQFIDLNASLDDIGNSIKESGADVIVFSAGAGGAGYDITMEIDLDGAIKTMIAAEAIGIKRYVMVSSIFSDDRSKWEASGIRPYMIAKHYADEHLRGSNLDYTIIHPGTLTNDDSIGKIEVLDPEKGGSIPRIDVAKSIATIITNPNTIKKEYSIISGDVDIDSAFK; translated from the coding sequence ATGAAAGTACTAATAATTGGTGCCCATGGTAAAGTGGGACATCTTCTAACTGGCGAATTACAATCAAACAACATCGAATTTGTTGCCGGTTTGCGTAATCAAGAACAAATAGATGCCTACCAAGCTAATAATATGGAGACACAATTCATCGACCTCAATGCTTCACTTGACGACATTGGCAACTCTATCAAAGAATCTGGTGCAGACGTTATCGTATTCTCTGCCGGTGCTGGTGGCGCTGGATATGATATAACTATGGAGATCGACCTTGATGGTGCAATCAAGACAATGATTGCGGCCGAAGCTATTGGTATCAAGCGTTATGTCATGGTAAGTTCAATCTTCAGTGATGACCGTAGTAAGTGGGAAGCCTCTGGAATCAGACCTTACATGATTGCCAAACATTACGCTGACGAGCATCTGCGTGGGAGTAACTTGGACTACACGATCATTCACCCAGGAACTTTAACTAATGATGATTCCATTGGTAAGATTGAAGTCCTTGACCCTGAAAAAGGTGGCTCAATTCCAAGAATTGACGTTGCTAAGTCAATCGCTACAATTATTACTAACCCTAATACTATCAAGAAGGAATATTCAATTATCAGCGGTGATGTTGATATTGATAGTGCATTTAAGTAG
- a CDS encoding HAD-IC family P-type ATPase translates to MVKVKRPTEYTDLDTGLNQQQINQKISNGQTNVQIKKLSRPIPKILSDNLFTLFNFVNLVIAVLIFWTGSYRNLFFLGPVIANIVIGSYQEIRSKITVDKISLVNEQDFPTLRDKKIVNVAIEDLVEDDIVCLKRGNTIPADGIVRYTNGLQTNESSITGEADSIVKSVDSEVFSGSFVVAGQAKIQLTQVGLNSNVSQISSAVGKDKRSVSVLMRIINNIIKILTYTIIPIGLLLFFRSFLKNGDVSTSILRTSASVIGMIPEGLVVLTSIALATGAYNLSKKNILVRSLSAIETLARVDTLCLDKTGTITTGKLSIKDTLSYNNYSENQVQSIATKIVDVTKETNATALAINKLQIKGTDEEVSEVIPFSSESKYSGFVSKDGTRYIMGAPEFIIKNASEIITSKVDLAAQQGFRVIAVLKEKNELQTLIGLLMISDEVRPQATSTFSYLKNQGIDLKIISGDNPVTVANVAAQAGIDTNNSYIDMSEHLDEDYSNLVMNYKVFGRVRPSQKSALIKAMQDNGLTVGMTGDGVNDVLAMRQSDCSIAIAGESDAAEATADFVLLNRNFDSMIYMLNEGRRVINNVERVASLFLIKTIYSVVLSIMFIILGTGYPFEPSQLTPVNALTVGIPTFILALEPNYTPPAGRFMRNVMEIALPSAIVNILMISIIYFVGNHMNLSYHTTSTLCVFSIGIIGYCALISISNPLILRKKIMIAVSFILFMLAFMYTDKAFGIQSILIWRYSFLYLSIFLVSWPLFMFMREVLGRRVFSKINWK, encoded by the coding sequence ATGGTAAAAGTAAAGAGACCCACAGAATATACTGATTTGGACACAGGTTTGAATCAGCAACAAATCAATCAAAAAATATCAAATGGACAAACTAACGTCCAAATAAAAAAATTATCCCGACCAATACCAAAGATTCTTTCAGACAATCTATTTACCCTATTCAACTTTGTAAACTTGGTGATCGCCGTATTAATATTTTGGACTGGATCGTATCGTAATCTATTCTTCTTAGGTCCTGTCATTGCCAATATCGTTATCGGTAGTTATCAAGAGATTCGCTCCAAGATAACTGTCGACAAAATCAGCCTAGTTAATGAGCAAGACTTCCCAACACTACGAGATAAAAAAATCGTAAATGTTGCTATTGAAGACTTGGTAGAAGACGATATCGTCTGTTTGAAGCGTGGTAATACTATCCCTGCCGATGGTATAGTTCGTTATACAAATGGCCTGCAGACTAATGAATCAAGTATCACAGGTGAAGCTGACAGTATTGTAAAATCGGTAGACTCAGAAGTCTTCTCAGGAAGCTTTGTCGTTGCCGGTCAAGCCAAGATTCAATTGACACAAGTCGGACTTAACAGCAATGTATCCCAGATATCGTCTGCCGTTGGTAAAGATAAGAGATCTGTCAGTGTTCTTATGCGAATAATAAACAACATCATTAAGATTCTAACATATACAATTATTCCAATCGGACTTCTTTTGTTTTTCCGCTCATTCTTAAAGAATGGAGACGTCTCTACATCGATTCTTCGTACTTCTGCATCCGTTATCGGGATGATCCCAGAAGGATTAGTTGTCTTGACTTCGATTGCTTTGGCAACTGGTGCTTACAACCTATCCAAGAAAAACATCTTGGTTCGATCACTAAGTGCCATCGAGACACTAGCTCGTGTTGACACCTTGTGCCTAGACAAAACAGGTACGATCACAACTGGTAAGTTAAGTATTAAAGATACTTTATCCTACAATAATTACAGTGAAAATCAAGTCCAATCTATCGCCACAAAAATTGTGGACGTAACAAAAGAGACTAATGCCACAGCTCTAGCTATTAACAAATTACAAATCAAAGGGACAGACGAAGAAGTAAGTGAAGTAATTCCGTTCTCATCTGAATCCAAATATTCTGGATTCGTCTCAAAAGACGGTACTAGATATATAATGGGTGCACCAGAATTCATCATAAAGAATGCTTCTGAGATAATAACGTCCAAAGTAGATTTAGCGGCACAACAAGGATTTCGTGTCATCGCTGTATTAAAGGAGAAAAATGAGCTTCAAACTTTGATTGGTCTATTGATGATATCTGATGAAGTCAGACCTCAAGCAACTAGCACGTTTTCTTACTTGAAGAATCAAGGAATCGACTTGAAGATTATCTCTGGGGACAATCCTGTCACAGTCGCTAACGTTGCTGCTCAAGCTGGTATTGATACTAACAACAGTTATATCGATATGAGTGAGCATCTTGATGAAGACTACTCTAATCTTGTTATGAACTACAAAGTATTCGGAAGAGTTCGCCCTAGTCAAAAGTCAGCCTTGATCAAAGCTATGCAAGATAACGGTCTGACTGTTGGTATGACTGGGGATGGTGTCAATGACGTCCTTGCCATGAGGCAATCAGATTGTAGTATTGCTATCGCTGGTGAAAGTGACGCCGCTGAAGCTACTGCCGACTTTGTCTTATTGAATCGCAACTTTGACTCGATGATCTATATGCTTAATGAAGGACGTAGAGTTATCAACAACGTAGAACGAGTGGCTTCGTTATTCCTGATCAAAACAATTTATTCAGTCGTTTTATCAATAATGTTCATCATTTTGGGCACAGGATACCCATTTGAGCCCTCACAACTCACTCCAGTCAATGCCCTAACAGTTGGTATTCCAACCTTCATCTTGGCTCTAGAGCCCAATTACACCCCTCCAGCCGGACGCTTCATGCGAAACGTTATGGAAATAGCATTACCTTCAGCCATAGTTAATATCCTGATGATAAGTATTATTTACTTCGTTGGTAATCATATGAACCTTTCATATCACACAACATCTACACTTTGTGTCTTCTCAATCGGTATCATCGGTTACTGTGCGTTGATTTCGATTAGTAATCCACTGATACTTCGAAAGAAGATCATGATTGCCGTATCCTTTATCCTCTTCATGCTGGCATTTATGTACACAGATAAGGCATTCGGGATACAGAGTATCTTGATTTGGAGATACTCATTCTTATACCTATCAATCTTCCTAGTTTCTTGGCCATTGTTCATGTTCATGCGTGAAGTACTTGGGCGTCGAGTATTTTCTAAAATCAACTGGAAGTAG
- a CDS encoding type II toxin-antitoxin system RelB/DinJ family antitoxin: MSDTRISLRIDPELKKDAQELYSDLGLDLTSAVTMFLKQSVREQALPFKPELEDSESVQARKEAFKKDLKKYKTVDDWWDNLNA; encoded by the coding sequence ATGTCTGATACCAGAATTAGTTTACGAATTGATCCGGAATTAAAAAAGGATGCACAAGAGCTATACAGTGACTTAGGTTTGGATTTAACTTCAGCTGTAACAATGTTCTTGAAACAGTCAGTAAGAGAACAGGCGTTGCCATTTAAACCGGAATTGGAAGATTCCGAGAGTGTACAGGCTAGAAAAGAAGCGTTCAAAAAAGATTTAAAGAAGTATAAAACAGTTGATGATTGGTGGGATAATCTTAATGCTTGA
- a CDS encoding NAD(P)-dependent oxidoreductase translates to MKTLGFIGTGVMGTGIINNLLKANYPVNIYTRTESKAEPLLKEGAKWFASPKIVAENSDIIFSMVGFPQDVKDVYFKDNGVFAGLTSGKIIVDMTTSTPTLAKEIGEKAEKLGVKTLDAPVSGGDVGARDGKLTIMVGGSKEAFDELVPLFEIIGQTNHYFGSYGSGQHAKMANQIMIAGTMTGMSEMFVYAKAAGLDMESVLKTVSGGSANNWSLDNYGPRVLKGDFKPGFYSKHFLKDLRIALDESEKMGLDLPATKQAKALYEKLVDEKDLGNDGTQALIKLWW, encoded by the coding sequence ATGAAAACATTAGGCTTCATAGGTACTGGAGTAATGGGTACTGGAATAATCAACAATCTACTCAAGGCGAACTATCCTGTCAACATCTATACTCGTACAGAATCAAAGGCAGAACCTCTTTTAAAAGAGGGTGCTAAATGGTTTGCTAGTCCTAAAATTGTCGCTGAAAATTCAGATATTATCTTCTCAATGGTAGGTTTTCCACAAGATGTCAAAGACGTATACTTCAAGGATAACGGTGTTTTTGCCGGTTTAACATCTGGTAAGATAATCGTTGATATGACTACTAGTACGCCAACGCTTGCAAAAGAAATCGGTGAAAAAGCTGAAAAATTAGGTGTAAAAACACTTGATGCACCAGTATCTGGTGGAGATGTTGGTGCTCGTGATGGTAAGTTAACAATCATGGTTGGTGGTTCTAAAGAAGCCTTCGATGAATTGGTACCATTATTTGAAATAATAGGTCAAACTAACCACTACTTCGGTTCATACGGCTCTGGTCAACATGCAAAAATGGCAAATCAAATAATGATTGCCGGAACAATGACAGGTATGTCCGAAATGTTCGTCTATGCCAAAGCTGCCGGACTAGACATGGAATCAGTTTTGAAAACAGTTAGTGGTGGAAGTGCCAATAATTGGAGTCTAGATAATTATGGACCAAGAGTTTTAAAGGGAGATTTCAAACCAGGCTTTTATTCCAAACACTTCCTTAAAGATTTACGAATAGCTCTAGATGAAAGTGAAAAAATGGGATTAGATCTACCAGCTACCAAACAAGCCAAAGCTTTGTATGAAAAGTTAGTCGATGAAAAAGATCTTGGTAATGATGGTACACAAGCATTGATTAAACTTTGGTGGTAA
- a CDS encoding fluoride efflux transporter FluC, with protein MSIFLVGFGAGIGAFFRNELTHLSRKITVDFPVITLLINIFGAFALGIFTAHINGSLLLFLGTGFCGGFTTYGTMNMELSQLWFQKKFVRCFLYFALTYIIGILGFIVGINL; from the coding sequence TTGTCGATATTTTTAGTTGGATTTGGTGCTGGAATAGGGGCCTTTTTTAGAAATGAGCTGACACATTTGTCACGCAAGATTACAGTTGATTTCCCAGTTATAACATTGTTGATAAATATTTTTGGAGCATTTGCTTTAGGAATATTCACGGCTCATATCAATGGATCATTATTATTATTTCTTGGAACAGGCTTTTGCGGTGGTTTTACTACGTACGGCACAATGAATATGGAGCTCAGCCAATTGTGGTTCCAAAAGAAGTTTGTCAGATGTTTCTTATATTTTGCATTAACTTATATTATTGGTATATTAGGGTTTATAGTAGGTATTAACTTGTAG